In Mycolicibacterium phocaicum, one DNA window encodes the following:
- a CDS encoding HRDC domain-containing protein has protein sequence MTDADPVETSDDDPDVTPLLAPADGVPPVAIYASDIARAGELLASGHGAFAIDAERASGFRYSNRAYLIQIRRAGAGTVLIDPVSHGIDPLKALAPVAEVVNSDEWILHAADQDLPCLAELGMTPPSLYDTELGGRLAGYDRVNLAAMVQRLLGLGLKKGHGAADWSKRPLPADWLNYAALDVEVLLELRAAVAAELESQGKTEWAAQEFEYMRTVEPTPTRRDRWRRTSGIHKVRNGQALAAVRELWQTRDVIAQRRDIAPGRILPDAAIISAAVANPDTIEKLTALPIFGGSRQKRSAQVWLDALARAREADPPASEPNNGLPPPARWSRRKPEAFERLEACRSGLTLLSERVSVPTENLLTPETVRRLCWDWQPVADVAAAVDEFLTAAGARPWQRELCGPVLVAALSS, from the coding sequence ATGACTGACGCTGATCCGGTCGAGACGTCTGACGACGATCCCGACGTCACTCCCCTGCTAGCACCCGCCGACGGCGTGCCCCCCGTTGCCATCTACGCGAGCGACATCGCCCGTGCCGGTGAGCTTCTGGCATCTGGACACGGTGCCTTCGCGATCGACGCCGAGCGGGCGTCGGGCTTCCGCTACTCGAACCGGGCGTATCTGATCCAGATTCGGCGCGCGGGTGCCGGCACGGTGTTGATCGACCCCGTCAGCCATGGCATCGACCCGCTGAAGGCGCTGGCGCCGGTGGCCGAGGTCGTGAATTCCGACGAGTGGATTCTGCATGCCGCCGACCAGGATCTGCCGTGCCTTGCCGAACTGGGTATGACGCCGCCGTCGCTGTACGACACCGAACTCGGTGGCCGGCTGGCCGGATACGACCGGGTGAACCTGGCGGCCATGGTGCAGCGGCTGCTGGGCCTCGGCCTGAAGAAGGGGCACGGCGCAGCCGACTGGTCCAAGCGTCCGCTGCCCGCGGACTGGCTGAACTACGCCGCGCTCGACGTCGAGGTGCTGCTGGAATTGCGCGCCGCCGTCGCCGCCGAGTTGGAGTCCCAGGGCAAAACCGAATGGGCCGCACAGGAATTCGAGTACATGCGGACCGTCGAGCCCACCCCGACGCGGCGCGACCGCTGGCGTCGGACGTCGGGCATCCACAAGGTCCGCAACGGTCAGGCGCTGGCCGCCGTGCGCGAGCTGTGGCAGACGCGCGACGTGATCGCGCAGCGGCGGGACATCGCGCCCGGCCGCATCCTGCCCGACGCGGCGATCATCTCGGCGGCCGTCGCCAATCCAGACACCATCGAAAAGCTCACGGCACTACCGATTTTCGGCGGCTCGCGGCAGAAGCGCAGTGCCCAGGTGTGGCTCGACGCACTGGCCCGCGCCCGCGAAGCCGATCCGCCGGCATCCGAGCCGAACAACGGCCTGCCGCCACCCGCACGGTGGTCGCGCCGTAAGCCCGAGGCGTTCGAGCGGCTGGAGGCCTGCCGCAGCGGGCTGACCCTGCTGTCCGAGCGGGTTTCGGTACCCACCGAGAATCTGCTGACGCCCGAGACTGTTCGGCGACTGTGCTGGGACTGGCAGCCGGTGGCCGATGTCGCCGCCGCGGTCGACGAGTTCCTGACCGCCGCCGGCGCCCGCCCGTGGCAGCGGGAGCTGTGCGGGCCGGTCCTGGTCGCTGCCCTCTCGTCCTAG
- a CDS encoding lipoprotein LpqH — protein sequence MRVNRPDLVALLAVLLISACESGTPTVTSIVFDGEPHTIDTGTVVCTRQPAGGGLVILAQGKSGQSVRIQLTQVGRIVVQKVGLRDGDATGFVADPQEITGIKVDDTYTVSGRMPPNRGESQWHTFKIQTACPGYQDAHPHDTVPAIGSP from the coding sequence ATGCGCGTCAACCGCCCGGATCTGGTGGCGCTGCTCGCTGTCCTGTTGATCAGTGCGTGCGAATCCGGGACGCCGACCGTCACCTCGATCGTCTTCGACGGGGAGCCGCACACCATCGACACCGGCACGGTCGTCTGCACCCGGCAGCCCGCCGGGGGCGGCCTGGTGATCCTGGCGCAGGGCAAGTCGGGTCAGTCGGTCCGGATTCAGCTCACGCAGGTGGGCCGCATCGTCGTCCAGAAGGTCGGATTGCGTGACGGTGACGCGACGGGATTCGTCGCGGACCCGCAGGAGATCACCGGAATCAAGGTCGACGACACCTACACCGTCAGCGGGCGCATGCCGCCGAATCGGGGTGAATCCCAATGGCATACGTTCAAAATCCAGACCGCCTGCCCCGGCTATCAGGACGCCCATCCGCACGACACCGTCCCGGCGATCGGGAGTCCGTGA
- a CDS encoding alpha/beta fold hydrolase codes for MHDELEAWKSAGEYFDYLGFDIFYRRDGLELGSGPVLLLIHGYPFNSWDWSLIWPTLTEKFTVIAPDMIGMGFSAKPSAYQYSVHDHADMHEALLDHLGVQTVHILAHDIGDSVCQELLARNHFGDQVYGKLNIESITWLNGGLFVESYTPRLLQKAMSQTPLGDLMRPLQGSPLSRRLADPTINEMFGVNTKPSKELMDKFHEILDYNDGKKVMHQVGRFINDRYTHRNRWVRAMRETTIPMRLIDGPSDPNSGAHMAARYREVIPNPDIVMLADDIAHWPQIEAPDAVLEHFLEFVTPLLWRPFGAR; via the coding sequence ATGCACGACGAACTCGAAGCCTGGAAGTCCGCCGGCGAGTACTTCGACTACCTCGGATTCGACATCTTCTACCGCCGGGACGGCCTGGAGCTCGGCAGCGGCCCGGTGTTGCTGCTCATCCACGGCTACCCGTTCAACTCCTGGGACTGGTCACTGATCTGGCCGACGCTCACCGAAAAGTTCACGGTCATCGCGCCCGACATGATCGGTATGGGTTTTTCTGCCAAACCGTCCGCGTACCAATACTCGGTGCACGATCACGCCGACATGCACGAGGCGCTGCTCGACCACCTCGGCGTGCAGACCGTCCACATCCTGGCCCACGACATCGGCGACTCGGTGTGCCAGGAACTGCTGGCCCGCAACCACTTTGGCGATCAGGTGTACGGCAAGCTGAACATCGAATCGATCACCTGGCTCAACGGCGGGCTGTTCGTCGAGTCCTACACTCCGCGCCTGCTGCAGAAGGCGATGTCGCAAACTCCGTTGGGCGACCTCATGCGTCCGCTGCAGGGCAGTCCGTTGTCACGGCGCCTGGCCGACCCGACCATCAACGAGATGTTCGGCGTCAACACCAAACCGTCGAAGGAACTGATGGACAAGTTCCACGAAATCCTGGACTACAACGACGGCAAGAAGGTCATGCACCAGGTCGGCCGCTTCATCAACGACCGCTACACGCACCGGAACCGCTGGGTGCGCGCGATGCGCGAGACGACGATCCCCATGCGACTGATCGACGGCCCGTCCGACCCGAACTCGGGCGCCCACATGGCAGCCAGGTACCGCGAGGTCATCCCGAACCCCGACATCGTGATGCTGGCCGACGACATCGCGCACTGGCCGCAGATCGAAGCGCCCGACGCGGTGCTCGAGCACTTCCTGGAGTTCGTCACACCGCTGCTGTGGCGGCCGTTCGGCGCCCGCTGA
- a CDS encoding type II toxin-antitoxin system VapC family toxin, translating into MSLRTAFDADVLIYAAAKDHPLGTRVAALFTDTDIEESAGVGSVLLLTEVLAKPMHDNPDSDESAVLVSLLSRLELQPYDMSTARLALALAVSYGLPAATAAHLATAVAAGADRFLTNNRKDFPQSITEIDIVYPDELPDGELSTSEVEP; encoded by the coding sequence ATGAGCCTGAGGACCGCCTTCGATGCCGACGTCTTGATCTACGCGGCAGCCAAGGACCACCCACTCGGTACGCGGGTTGCCGCACTGTTCACGGATACCGATATCGAAGAATCGGCAGGTGTCGGCTCTGTACTGCTGCTCACTGAGGTCCTGGCGAAGCCGATGCACGACAATCCCGACTCTGATGAATCCGCAGTTCTCGTGAGTCTGCTGAGTCGACTCGAGTTGCAGCCATACGACATGTCTACGGCACGCCTCGCCCTTGCTCTTGCCGTGTCGTATGGCCTGCCCGCGGCAACTGCGGCGCACCTCGCCACCGCAGTTGCCGCGGGTGCTGATCGCTTTCTGACCAACAACCGCAAGGACTTTCCGCAGTCAATTACCGAGATCGACATCGTGTACCCAGACGAGTTACCGGACGGAGAGCTGAGTACCTCCGAGGTCGAACCCTGA
- a CDS encoding type II toxin-antitoxin system Phd/YefM family antitoxin has protein sequence MPTISASTARETLPAQLDRVERGEEVAITRHGRVVAVLVSPDVLRVRRASGVWEEADRIDELLQTARFAPLRGPALEPGRADELVKAVRRGRSGR, from the coding sequence ATGCCCACGATCAGCGCCAGCACCGCGCGCGAGACTCTTCCCGCCCAGCTCGATCGCGTCGAGAGGGGAGAAGAGGTCGCGATCACCCGACACGGACGCGTCGTCGCCGTGCTGGTCAGTCCTGATGTGCTCAGGGTTCGCCGCGCTTCGGGCGTTTGGGAAGAAGCCGATCGCATCGATGAACTGCTGCAGACAGCCCGGTTTGCGCCGCTCCGTGGACCGGCTCTCGAACCCGGTCGTGCGGATGAACTCGTGAAAGCGGTGCGTCGCGGTCGCAGCGGTCGATGA
- a CDS encoding lecithin retinol acyltransferase family protein yields MARGDHIWVTRPLGYTHHGIDCGDGTVIHFTGEPGKKSDASVSRTTMDDFALDSIVHLREYSDSDTSDVVIERAESKLGSRDYNVVTNNCEHFSTWCCTGRTASQQVRMVSSLTTTGAAAATSLGATAGVVGAAGSVAGVSGAGVMSGLASAGGLIGGGAAMGPLALALGPAAVSIAAVQVGLREDESLPEEENDARRDGRIASVAGAVAAGAGGLAAVSAAGVAGTSAVGISTGLAAIGGLVGGGMVAGTVAVAAAPAVVAAAAGFGAYVASRKLRGIKPTKWMPSARRELSGPEEESTDALEGGAVDETE; encoded by the coding sequence ATGGCCCGCGGCGACCACATTTGGGTGACAAGGCCTTTGGGCTATACGCATCACGGCATCGACTGCGGTGACGGGACGGTCATCCATTTCACCGGAGAGCCTGGAAAGAAGTCCGATGCCTCGGTGTCGCGCACGACGATGGACGACTTTGCCCTCGACTCGATCGTTCACCTTCGCGAATACAGCGACAGCGATACCTCTGACGTGGTGATCGAGCGTGCCGAGTCGAAGCTCGGAAGTCGGGACTACAACGTGGTCACCAACAACTGTGAACACTTCTCCACGTGGTGCTGTACCGGGCGTACGGCGAGTCAACAGGTCCGCATGGTGTCTTCGTTGACGACAACAGGCGCCGCTGCTGCGACGTCGTTGGGTGCCACGGCAGGTGTTGTCGGAGCGGCTGGCTCGGTCGCAGGCGTCAGTGGTGCCGGCGTCATGTCGGGCCTTGCCTCCGCGGGTGGTCTTATCGGCGGCGGAGCTGCGATGGGTCCGCTGGCCTTGGCGTTGGGACCCGCAGCGGTCTCGATTGCTGCAGTACAGGTCGGGCTACGCGAAGACGAGAGTCTGCCGGAGGAAGAGAACGACGCGCGTCGAGACGGACGCATCGCGTCGGTAGCGGGTGCCGTGGCGGCCGGCGCTGGTGGGCTGGCCGCCGTCTCCGCGGCGGGCGTCGCCGGTACGAGTGCTGTGGGGATCTCCACTGGTCTGGCGGCGATCGGTGGACTCGTCGGTGGGGGCATGGTTGCGGGCACGGTCGCTGTCGCAGCTGCACCCGCGGTCGTCGCCGCGGCGGCAGGGTTCGGAGCATACGTCGCATCGCGGAAACTTCGCGGGATCAAGCCGACCAAATGGATGCCGTCGGCTCGTCGCGAGTTGAGTGGTCCCGAGGAAGAGTCCACCGACGCGCTCGAGGGTGGCGCGGTGGACGAGACGGAGTAG
- a CDS encoding type I restriction-modification system subunit M, with amino-acid sequence MITGELKSKVDRVWDAFWSGGISNPIEVIEQITYLLFIRRLDDLETLAENKARRTGSSEGLRFGPDQQDLRWSRFKNDEPGVMYDLIADGVFPMLRGLGGDGSTYSEHMRDARFTIPTPALLSKVVDMLDDIPMADRDTNGDLYEYLLSKIASAGVNGQFRTPRHIIELMVKMTAPGPTDEICDPACGTAGFLVTASEYVRDTHESVLTDAAQRKHFHNSMFHGYDFDSTMLRIGSMNMLMHGIEAPDIRYRDSLSEGASEDTEKYTLILANPPFAGSLDYEATSKDLQRVVKTKKTELLFVALFLKLLKPGGRAAVIVPDGVLFGSSKAHKELRRMLVEDQKLDGIVKLPSGVFRPYAGVSTAILLFTKTNSGGTDHVWFYDVSADGFSLDDKRNPIEANDLPDALSRWASRDSSELERARTEQSFCVPVADIAAQGYDLSLNRYKEIVHDEVEHRPPLVIIAEIEKLEGEIASGLAELKAMLS; translated from the coding sequence GTGATTACCGGTGAGTTGAAGAGCAAGGTCGACCGCGTCTGGGACGCATTCTGGTCTGGTGGTATCTCCAACCCGATCGAGGTGATCGAGCAGATCACCTACCTGCTGTTCATCCGCCGCCTCGACGACCTGGAGACCCTCGCCGAGAACAAGGCCCGGCGTACCGGGTCGTCCGAGGGATTGCGATTTGGGCCCGACCAACAGGATCTACGGTGGTCGCGGTTCAAGAACGACGAACCCGGTGTCATGTACGACTTGATCGCCGACGGTGTGTTCCCCATGCTGCGGGGACTCGGCGGTGACGGGTCCACGTATTCCGAGCACATGCGCGACGCCCGCTTCACCATTCCCACGCCGGCACTGCTGTCGAAGGTCGTCGACATGCTCGACGACATCCCGATGGCCGACCGCGACACCAACGGCGATCTCTACGAGTACCTGCTGTCCAAAATCGCGTCCGCCGGCGTGAACGGACAGTTCCGCACTCCGCGCCACATCATCGAGCTGATGGTGAAGATGACGGCGCCCGGTCCGACTGACGAGATCTGCGACCCAGCGTGCGGCACCGCGGGCTTCTTGGTGACTGCATCGGAGTATGTGCGTGACACGCATGAGTCGGTACTGACCGACGCCGCGCAGCGGAAGCACTTCCACAACAGCATGTTTCATGGTTATGACTTCGACTCGACCATGCTGCGCATCGGGTCGATGAACATGCTGATGCACGGCATCGAGGCCCCCGACATTCGTTACCGCGACTCCCTGTCCGAGGGCGCCTCGGAGGACACCGAGAAGTACACGTTGATCCTGGCCAATCCCCCGTTCGCCGGCTCACTGGACTACGAGGCGACGTCCAAGGACCTGCAGCGGGTGGTCAAGACCAAGAAGACCGAGTTGCTTTTTGTGGCACTGTTTTTGAAGCTGCTCAAGCCCGGCGGCCGGGCGGCGGTGATCGTGCCCGATGGGGTGCTCTTCGGTTCATCGAAGGCGCACAAGGAACTTCGTCGGATGCTGGTCGAGGATCAGAAACTCGATGGCATCGTGAAGCTGCCCTCCGGGGTGTTCCGCCCTTACGCAGGTGTGTCGACCGCAATCCTGCTGTTCACCAAGACGAATTCCGGCGGTACTGATCATGTTTGGTTCTATGACGTTTCGGCCGATGGGTTTTCGCTCGACGACAAGCGCAACCCCATCGAGGCCAACGACCTGCCGGATGCGTTGTCGCGGTGGGCTTCACGGGACTCGTCAGAATTGGAGCGGGCACGGACCGAGCAATCGTTCTGTGTGCCAGTCGCTGACATCGCGGCACAGGGCTACGACCTGTCGCTGAACCGCTACAAGGAGATCGTTCACGACGAGGTCGAGCACCGGCCGCCGCTGGTGATCATCGCGGAGATCGAGAAGCTGGAAGGCGAAATCGCGAGTGGGCTGGCCGAACTGAAGGCGATGCTGTCGTGA
- a CDS encoding restriction endonuclease subunit S gives MNWPTVPLSSVAEVKLGRQRSPQNHVGPDMRKYLRAANVGWSGLLLDDVKQMNFTDVELKTFRLEPGDLLLNEASGSPKEVGKPALWNGEIEDCAFQNTLLRVRPSNAAEPRYLLHYFGHEAATGAFARGSRGVGIHHLGREALSKWSIPLPPLDEQRRIAAILDQADSVRAKMRDRLGLLRTLAGAVYAATFGDPFENERQWPTKRVDEISRVQLGRQRSPKYQTGRYTHPYLRVANVYEDRLDLSDVLTMDFDEKDFADYRLIPGDILLNEGQSTELVGRPAIYRGEIADCCFQNTLLRVQVDAKEVLPEFALGTFLSYFRKGRFARLSSKTSSVAHLGKSRLASMRFPIPPMSLQLAYRDGLRALGAFDVSSAEVRCDELFASLQSRAFRGEL, from the coding sequence GTGAATTGGCCGACAGTGCCGTTGTCGTCGGTCGCCGAAGTCAAGCTGGGCCGACAGCGATCTCCGCAGAATCATGTCGGCCCCGATATGCGCAAATACCTCCGCGCAGCCAACGTTGGTTGGTCGGGACTGCTCCTGGACGATGTGAAGCAGATGAACTTCACTGACGTCGAGTTGAAGACATTCCGCCTCGAACCGGGTGACCTTCTCCTTAACGAGGCATCTGGGTCACCCAAGGAGGTCGGCAAACCCGCGCTGTGGAACGGCGAAATCGAGGACTGCGCCTTCCAGAACACGCTACTGCGAGTACGTCCATCCAATGCCGCGGAGCCGCGCTACCTGCTCCACTATTTCGGCCACGAGGCTGCCACAGGTGCGTTTGCGCGTGGATCACGCGGCGTAGGGATCCACCATCTCGGCCGTGAAGCCCTCTCCAAGTGGAGCATTCCGCTTCCCCCACTCGATGAGCAGCGCCGCATCGCCGCCATCCTCGACCAGGCTGACTCGGTGCGCGCTAAGATGCGTGATCGACTCGGTCTGCTGAGAACTCTTGCAGGCGCCGTCTACGCAGCCACATTCGGTGATCCGTTTGAGAACGAGAGGCAATGGCCGACTAAGCGAGTGGACGAAATCAGCCGCGTACAGTTGGGCCGTCAACGTTCACCAAAGTATCAGACAGGCAGATACACCCATCCGTATCTGCGGGTGGCGAACGTTTACGAAGATCGGCTGGACTTGTCTGATGTGCTCACGATGGATTTTGACGAGAAAGACTTCGCAGACTATCGCCTTATACCCGGTGACATCCTGTTGAATGAAGGTCAGAGCACCGAGCTAGTCGGTAGGCCAGCGATATACCGAGGCGAGATCGCGGATTGCTGTTTCCAGAACACACTCCTGCGTGTACAAGTTGACGCCAAAGAGGTACTGCCTGAGTTTGCACTTGGTACGTTCCTCAGCTACTTCCGGAAGGGGCGTTTCGCGCGCCTGTCTTCAAAGACAAGCAGTGTCGCGCATCTCGGAAAGTCCAGGCTCGCGTCGATGCGGTTTCCCATACCTCCGATGTCACTTCAATTGGCATATCGAGACGGTCTGCGCGCGCTAGGGGCATTCGATGTCTCGAGCGCCGAAGTACGATGTGACGAACTCTTCGCCTCCCTCCAATCCCGCGCCTTCCGCGGTGAGCTATGA
- a CDS encoding AAA family ATPase — MTEPSPIGRWPAFVRPTLAVLADGQIWRTADLFNAVADEMQLTEAQRAETLSSGQSRARNRMGWALSALTRAQAVTKARSGYSTITDAGRQLLADHPVNITEETLEAIPAYREYQPTPRRLATTTEPADDTRYWFVGAAYHQTDDRSSEFVQQGIWRNGNTDKYTEDVNSMQPGERIAIKAAYTRKRDLPFDNKGNPVSVLGIKATGTITRNHGDGQTVDVSWDPPQAIREWYFYTSRATVWRVVAGDWRADDLIAFTFDGEDQDIDQFRNAPFWRERFGDEIPEASDSLVDDEADDEEPATDVETYTVNDIIADGCFIPADTLTGYLAALKSKKNLILQGPPGTGKTWLAKRLGYALIGEKSREYLHAIQFHPSTSYEDFVRGWRPSADGKLVLADGAFLQIVEQALADPGHNYVVVIEEINRGNLAQIFGELLTLLEGEKRVPSEAINLTYRKDGEEPLYLPPNLFIIGTMNLADRSLAIVDFALRRRFAFANLQPMFNTAWRQWVSTHSGIPEAELDTVALRIGEVNQVIAADRSLGEQYQIGHSFFTPPTSRKITDSQDWLRQVVRREIRPLLAEYWFDEPDRVDRETDRLLGN, encoded by the coding sequence ATGACGGAGCCATCCCCGATCGGCCGCTGGCCGGCGTTTGTCCGGCCAACTCTTGCAGTTCTCGCCGACGGCCAAATTTGGCGTACCGCTGATCTTTTCAATGCTGTCGCCGACGAGATGCAGCTCACCGAAGCGCAGCGCGCCGAGACCCTCAGCTCTGGACAGTCACGTGCTCGAAACCGAATGGGCTGGGCACTGTCGGCACTCACTCGGGCGCAAGCTGTCACCAAAGCCCGCAGCGGATATTCGACGATCACGGATGCGGGCCGACAACTACTCGCTGATCACCCGGTCAACATCACCGAGGAGACGTTGGAGGCCATCCCCGCGTACCGCGAGTACCAACCGACGCCACGCCGGTTGGCAACCACCACCGAGCCTGCGGATGACACTCGCTACTGGTTCGTCGGTGCCGCGTACCACCAGACCGATGACCGCAGTTCTGAGTTTGTGCAGCAAGGTATTTGGCGAAACGGCAACACCGACAAGTACACCGAAGACGTCAACTCCATGCAGCCTGGCGAACGTATCGCGATCAAGGCCGCATACACCCGGAAACGTGACCTACCCTTCGACAACAAGGGCAACCCGGTCTCGGTACTCGGCATCAAGGCCACCGGCACGATCACCCGCAATCACGGCGACGGGCAGACAGTCGACGTCAGTTGGGATCCACCGCAGGCCATCCGTGAGTGGTATTTCTACACCAGCCGCGCCACCGTCTGGAGGGTCGTAGCTGGAGACTGGCGTGCCGATGATCTCATCGCCTTCACCTTTGACGGCGAGGATCAAGACATCGATCAGTTCCGCAATGCCCCGTTCTGGCGCGAACGTTTCGGCGACGAGATTCCCGAGGCGTCTGATTCCCTCGTCGACGACGAGGCGGACGATGAAGAGCCAGCAACCGATGTCGAGACCTACACCGTCAACGACATCATCGCCGATGGCTGCTTCATCCCCGCCGACACCTTGACCGGGTACTTGGCTGCACTGAAGTCAAAGAAGAATCTGATCCTGCAAGGACCACCCGGAACCGGTAAGACCTGGCTGGCCAAACGCCTCGGCTATGCGCTCATCGGCGAGAAGAGCCGAGAATACCTGCACGCCATCCAATTTCACCCATCCACGTCGTACGAGGATTTTGTTCGCGGCTGGCGACCCAGCGCTGACGGCAAGCTGGTACTGGCCGATGGGGCCTTCCTACAGATTGTCGAGCAGGCCCTCGCCGACCCCGGACACAACTACGTTGTGGTCATCGAGGAGATCAACCGCGGCAACCTCGCTCAGATATTCGGCGAACTGCTCACGCTGCTCGAGGGCGAAAAGCGCGTGCCGTCCGAAGCCATCAACCTGACCTACCGGAAGGACGGCGAGGAACCGCTCTACCTGCCACCGAACCTGTTCATCATCGGCACCATGAACCTGGCCGACCGGTCGCTCGCAATCGTCGACTTCGCCCTGCGCCGCCGGTTCGCGTTCGCCAATCTGCAGCCGATGTTCAATACCGCATGGCGACAATGGGTTTCCACCCACAGCGGAATACCCGAGGCTGAACTTGATACCGTCGCCCTCCGCATCGGCGAGGTGAACCAAGTTATCGCCGCCGACCGGTCCCTGGGCGAGCAGTATCAAATCGGCCATAGCTTCTTCACGCCGCCAACGTCGCGCAAGATCACCGATTCGCAGGACTGGCTGCGTCAGGTTGTACGACGTGAGATCCGGCCGCTCCTGGCCGAATACTGGTTCGATGAGCCTGACCGGGTCGATCGGGAGACCGACCGCCTGCTTGGTAATTGA
- the mcrC gene encoding 5-methylcytosine-specific restriction endonuclease system specificity protein McrC, whose protein sequence is MTGVIVSGKTEIPVRNLWLLMLYASELYANNPEIRGGGAEDRPDQLPDLVAEILARGVERRLQRSLSRAYVTRSQPLTRVRGRIDVIKTESAQLLSRGQVACRFDELVVDNPVNRLTCAGLIIAGTIAQDGDRAHRCRQLAGMLRLQGVTPTLVSRTDADAITLGRNQIADLDAVNAARLLLRMNIPNEEVGAAHRMSPRRDVADIRRLYEAAVRGFYRATLRPPWRVHAGETKHNWPLQEHSPGAFAILPVMRTDTILERPDRRIIVETKFADALKPNQFGTPKLSRNHLFQLYAYVQSQHDRDSLSATTEGVLLYPVVNEELDEFVVISEHRYRFVTVDLAGPAMAIRDRLLSIVEGPAAHPASDLVACGDVPGA, encoded by the coding sequence ATGACGGGCGTCATCGTCAGCGGCAAGACTGAGATACCGGTCCGCAACCTGTGGCTGCTGATGCTGTATGCGTCCGAGTTGTACGCCAACAACCCGGAGATCCGTGGCGGTGGCGCCGAGGATCGACCCGATCAACTGCCGGACCTGGTTGCCGAAATCCTCGCTCGTGGCGTCGAACGTCGCCTGCAACGCAGCCTCAGCCGGGCTTATGTGACACGCAGCCAGCCGCTCACTCGGGTACGCGGCAGGATCGACGTCATCAAAACCGAATCGGCACAGCTGCTTTCGCGGGGCCAGGTGGCGTGCCGCTTTGACGAGCTTGTCGTGGACAACCCCGTCAACCGGCTGACCTGCGCTGGCCTGATCATCGCCGGAACCATCGCACAGGACGGCGACCGCGCTCATCGTTGCCGCCAGCTCGCCGGCATGCTCAGGTTGCAAGGAGTCACTCCAACGCTGGTCAGCCGCACGGACGCCGACGCAATCACTTTGGGTCGTAATCAGATTGCCGACCTCGATGCTGTGAACGCGGCCCGACTGCTGCTCCGGATGAACATCCCGAACGAGGAAGTCGGTGCCGCGCACCGGATGTCACCCCGACGGGACGTTGCTGACATTCGCCGCCTGTACGAGGCCGCCGTGCGCGGCTTCTATCGGGCGACGCTGCGACCGCCCTGGCGGGTTCATGCCGGCGAAACCAAGCACAACTGGCCGCTGCAGGAACACTCCCCCGGCGCGTTCGCGATCCTGCCCGTGATGCGCACCGACACCATCCTGGAACGGCCTGACCGACGCATCATCGTCGAAACCAAATTCGCCGATGCGCTCAAACCAAATCAGTTTGGCACGCCGAAGCTTTCACGCAATCACCTGTTCCAGCTCTACGCGTACGTGCAGTCCCAACACGATCGGGATAGCTTGAGTGCGACGACCGAGGGCGTGCTGCTGTATCCCGTCGTCAACGAAGAGCTCGATGAGTTCGTGGTGATCAGTGAACATCGGTACCGTTTCGTCACCGTCGACCTGGCTGGGCCGGCGATGGCGATCCGGGACCGCTTGCTATCCATCGTGGAGGGACCCGCTGCTCACCCGGCGTCGGACCTGGTTGCGTGTGGAGACGTACCCGGCGCGTAG
- a CDS encoding XRE family transcriptional regulator, which translates to MSGKKYKTATHRKALIFSQIEELRRRGLNQTEIADMHGVSRQAVSQQKIKYGGVKTTRQIVNEAWPWTTTGLHGKSAAYQRLRDHGEFIVSGGREMSEYKLGRHAAWLKMMRRNDYVLEFDPNIPPTPGVAPTGGFAYRKRDPQTDGFNLLIRVNEFTTLTPEGRRLWSYAPGTSPHATRSDAG; encoded by the coding sequence ATGAGCGGCAAGAAATACAAGACGGCAACCCACCGTAAAGCGCTGATCTTCAGCCAGATCGAAGAGCTGCGTCGGAGGGGTTTGAACCAGACTGAGATTGCGGATATGCACGGTGTATCGCGTCAGGCTGTCTCCCAGCAGAAAATCAAGTATGGCGGAGTGAAGACGACTCGCCAGATCGTCAACGAGGCGTGGCCCTGGACGACGACGGGACTTCACGGAAAGTCCGCTGCATATCAGCGCCTGCGTGACCACGGCGAGTTCATAGTCTCGGGCGGTCGAGAGATGTCTGAATACAAGCTGGGGCGGCACGCGGCTTGGCTGAAGATGATGCGCCGGAACGACTATGTACTCGAGTTCGACCCGAACATCCCGCCTACACCTGGCGTGGCACCAACAGGAGGATTCGCCTACCGCAAGCGCGATCCGCAAACCGATGGGTTCAACCTGCTGATCCGCGTGAACGAGTTCACCACTCTGACGCCTGAGGGGCGCCGCCTCTGGAGCTACGCGCCGGGTACGTCTCCACACGCAACCAGGTCCGACGCCGGGTGA